The following are encoded in a window of Thermoflexus sp. genomic DNA:
- a CDS encoding DUF1156 domain-containing protein translates to METLLPLRELSAEARREKAIRHGHISTLHVWWARRPLVVARAAVLGALLP, encoded by the coding sequence ATAGAAACCCTGCTCCCTCTCCGAGAACTCTCCGCCGAGGCGCGGCGCGAGAAGGCCATCCGCCACGGGCACATCTCGACACTGCATGTCTGGTGGGCGCGGCGCCCGCTGGTGGTGGCTCGGGCTGCCGTGCTGGGCGCACTCCTCCCCG